The Vicia villosa cultivar HV-30 ecotype Madison, WI unplaced genomic scaffold, Vvil1.0 ctg.000673F_1_1, whole genome shotgun sequence DNA window GCAAAACAATGTTCCACACATACTTGCAACTTTGAAACGTAAAAGATTTAGAAATATTGCAAATATCAAACAAGTGTACAATATTCGGTACCAAACTAACAAGTCACTGAGGGAGGGTAGAACTGAAATGCAACACCTCTTGAAACTTTTAGATGATAACAATTATGTATCCAGGTACTGAATATGCGAGGATAGAGTAACCgttataaatatattttggactcatccttattccatcaagttGTTCAAAGCATTTCCTACTATGCTAATCATTGATACAACATATAAGACCAACAAGTACAAACCTCCGCTATTAGAATTGTTCGTGTTACATCTATTTAGAAAACTTATTCTGTCACGAAAAAATAATCATACACACGACTAtataggaaaaaaaaaagaaaattttgatgCAATTTATGACTCTCTTGTTCCTTACATTTGTGGAATGACACCAGAGGATAAATGAATGCACTTCCCTGAAATGGATCATCTCCTAGCAAGTGTGTATTATAGAGTGAGTATCTTACAGTGCGCATTGTCCCACCTAAAAATCTAAATGATCGTATTATGTATGATGGGTGGATTTCAAATTTGCGACACTTTGTTCAAGTTTATTTAAAATCAGGATGCCCTATACCACTTACATCACTATAGTTGACAACTCATTCAACAACAAAAGTTGAGACTTGGCCGAACCATTTTGTGGAAATGATGCAAGAGTTCACCAAATTGAGCGAGATTGAAAGagaatcaattaaataaaattcacAAGGGGTACCACCCATAGTTTTAGATTTAGCCGGCGATAAATCTTTCAGTTTATTTTAGGCTTTCTTCATCAAGGTATTGTATGTAATCTTGTATTATTGTTAATGATGTCTAGTATATATATTTTGAAGTttgctaaattttttttatatttattacaaATTTTGTTTATGtctgaaataaaattttattctGTTCTGAGTACTTTCGAAAATACATCTCCAGAATAACATAAAAAGGTGGTACCGAAGATGCATTTCCAGAATATCCTCTGGTACAAGATAGAATTCAGAGGTTTAGATCTGTCTACAACTACTATAAATAAGGGGCATTTGTCTCATTGTTTCATACTAAAACACATTACATTAGAATGAACATCAATTGACATGTCACAAATGTCTACTTTAACGATGCAAAACCCTCAATTGAATTTAAGATCAATGAGTACACCCCTCTTGCATTTATGAAATACATACTGCAAAATCTTGTACCTTACAATGGCAATCGAAAAATTGTGAAACTCGAGTATCCTTCGGTGTCGATTGACAACAAAGGAATATTGAGTTTCAGCAACTTTGAGCTGAAGACGAGTGCATATATAAAGGCTGTGTGAAATACTTTTTCTCCATTTAGAAACAAAAGTTTCAATCGAGGTGAATACGACAATTTTAAGATCGGTCGAAGTATTATGAAGATGTTGTAACGTACACCTGAATATTGAAATGTGATGTTTGATTCATATTAATATCACTTATGTAATGCCGATTTTATGTTATCAATGATAACTTTATTGTCAACTTTCTGACTTTTTGCTTCAGTATGCTAcggaaatgcaattccataaaaATTATGGagttgcatctccgaattaaaaATAGACACATTCAAGAGGCTGAACTCAAAGCCAATCTTAATAATATACGTTTGATGCGTCAAGAGATACATTCTCTGAATTTAAAGGTATTATCATATTTTCACGAGGGATACTAATAATCCATATAATACATTAAAATTTCCATTTGGTTAAACTAAATCATCTCACTCAAATACGTTTCCGAGTTTaatgtaaatatatattttttaaatatagactTTTATGGTCTACCTAAAAtagtaattttttcttttttattttttgtaaaacaaatgatTGTGCTTGGAAAATAAAAATATCCTTCTAATGCCAGAAATACCCCCTACCTCTCTAAACGAACACAGACAACAGAGAGAGGCGAAGAAGGATTTTTGACAGTGAGAGATGGAGAAAGAGGAATTGCGCAGAAGAAAGAATGAGCGATGCGAGAGAACGAAAATTGACCACATCAGAATGGAATGTGATTTCTTTGATTTCAGGTATCATTCTTGATTTTCTATTTTTAGTTGAGTTGTGTGTTTTTTTCTTCTCATATTTTGTATATGATAGCATGATTCTGCTTCTATTTGTTCCTAAATTTTTTGGCTATTTATGTTATAAGAATTTGTTGTTTGTATTAGTTAATTGAAATGTTTATGGTTGTAGTTTTGTATAATTGAAGATTGCAACTTACTTGTTGGTTTTAAAATCTAGGGTTGTTGTGAGTTATTAGTGTTCTTCAGGGTTACTGCCTTGTGCTTTCTATCATACACATTTTCTTTGACGGTGTTTGGTTACTGATTTATATTCACTGAGGTTTTTAGGAGGATTTGATGAGGAAGTAAATCATGTTTGCATTATTTAGGTAAGTTAGCTTAACCACTTTAtaaattgcttattgaaaaatatataaaatcctTAACGAAGGAACCAAttctaaatatattttctaaGAGGAGAGATTGTTATACGGATCATcgcattaaatttatttttttgttaaaatttggGTTTGGATTTTGTCTGAGAGAAAAGACAGAGTTCAAAGAAGCATTTTTTAGATTGACGATTTGACGGAGGGTAGGGCAGAGAAGATGTGAGGCAGATAGAGGGGAGGAAGAGAGTGGTTACAGATCAGTGATGGTTAAGGCGGTGAGGATAAAGATGACTTGAGAGGTCCATGGCTTGGCTGAGAATTTTCAACACATGGCTAAGCACAAATCAGTGGAGACCAAGGCGGCCAGTCATTTATGAAAGGGGTGGAGCGAAGATAACAAAACTTTGATCTGACGATGATTAATTGTTGGACTTACCGCATTAATTGCAGTCCACCTCTAATCGCCTTAATTGCGGCACTTTGGCTTGCTTTCATTGCAGTCCCTAAAACCTTCATTGTGTTGGCTTTGAAGGGGTggatttagtcccacattgcttagagatatggcCTGTGTTGTGTTTAAAAGTGGGGGtaatcctcaccttacaagccggttttgtagggatgagttaggcccaacccaaaTTCTGAGATTAATAGATGACAATATTGCCTTTTtggttagtaaaaaaaaaaaccatgcTAGACGCCAaagaaatagataaataaaaagaTTGACACAAAAATATCTCAATCCacagtattttttttcttcagaaaaagTACATATAAAAAGGGAACAAATTTCCAAAATATTTCATTTGAGGGATGACTTGTCCTTCTAGAAGAGTTCTACCCTTAAGAGTTAAGACACCACGGTTATAAATCCCGTGCCATCCGTTCCTATGCTTTTGTTTTCTCTCACTTTCTAGGGTTTCTTTTGTCATCTCAGACTCATACTCTTTTGCTGAAAGGTAATTCCTTTTCCATGCCTATGAGTATGCGTGTTCATAGTTTTCGCATACAACATTGTGACTTTATATTTTCTTAATACAAGCATGGATTTCCTTCCTTGAATGTCTCTTTTCCttatattcttatttttatttagcaTGATTTGGTCACGGTGCAAAATTTCCACTTAATTTTTATTGCTCGACTGTGATTGTCCCCGTGATATCAAGGTTTGCGGCTGGATCGGCCATATTTGAGTGTCATCTTCTGTTATTATCACCAATAATGGATAGGATTTATATCATTGATGCACGCGCGTGTAAACTATTATCAATTTCATTTTTCTTGCTTTGGCTTGGTGAATTCTCAAATGGCATACTTTTCTTAAGTTGTATAATGTTCATCCGAGGCGCTATCTGTTAATCATGTTTTGGACTTTTGGTGGTAGGCAAATTTTCAACTTTATTTTATCGTATATTTGTCAGTGCTTTAATCTTAAGAGGGTCTGATTGTTTTAAAGAAATTGATTTCTACTCATATTTATGAAGATTTCCAGTTTGTGTTTTGATATCACTATTGCTGGCATTGAGCTTTAGCTGTTCTGCAGTGATTGAATGACCACTTTTGCTTTCAATCAGGATCTTATACTTGAGAATATGTCGAAAGTGAAAACCAATTTGGATTTAATCCAATGGCTCGGACATGACATGTCAATTAAAGTTTTCTCGTATTTGGATAATCCTCGTGATCTTGTTTGTGCATCTGCCGTTTCTAGTTCTTGGAATGATTTTGGTAAGCtatctattttttattacttCCAGTGCTAGGATTTTATCATTTGTATCTTTATTTGTTTAAATGCTTATTCATCTAGAAGGTTTTTATCTATGCTATATCAAATTTGTGAGTTTTAATGGCATGCTTCTGAAAGTGAATTTCTCTAATGCTAAATTGTTCTCTAAATTCTGCGTGTAGCTCAATGTTCTCTGGCTTGATTTTGCTGTTCAAATGGTAATAATATGAAATCTAAATATTTTGCAGTTATTGAAAATGGTCTCTGCAAGGAACTTTGCTTGAAAATGATTCCTGAATTATCTAGTGTAGTTCGAACCATTGAGGGCGACAACCTGATTGAATTTGATGGTAACAATGTGGGGTATTATTATACAAGAAAACGGGAGTGTCTTAAAAGAGATCATAGAGTCTATGCAATTCTAGCGTTTGGTCTCATTCCAATGGGTAACAACTGCATCTCACAAGCCATATGTGCATCCAGCACTAATGATCCCATAAAAGAAAGCCTTACAAATACATTGGAGCCTAGGGATATTACTGAACGTGGCCTATCATATTGGTCAAGTATAGGGCAAAGCAATCCTTGTGTTACCGAGACTTTGCTTTATCGGCTATATTCCAAGATATGTCTTGTCACCGAGATTTATGTCCAACCATTCCAAGGTTAATCCTGTAGATATATTGATGTATTTTGTATATCAATTTGAATTGAAAAATAAGTTATACTGAGGATTCCAAACTTTTCCTTCtgctgacatagaatttgtatttCTTGTCAGATTATGTTCATGATGGCGTCCCAATATATTCAGCTAAAGCTATCCGATTTAGATTGGGCGGGGCAAGAGACCCCATGAAAATAGATTCAAAGTTTGATTTACGTGATGAAGTGGCTTTAAGCAGACTTACCATATGGACATATGCTTCGCCTGTATTTCCAATGTCTCAGGTTTGTTGTACTATGAACATATATGGGGTGGTGGTTGACTATCCATTCTAAATACCATTATCTAGTTTTTGTCAATTTTTGTATGAAATTTAACATGCATTATTTTGGATAATGGTAATTGGCTCTGATAGAGTATAAGTTAAAACAGTTAATTGGTTGGGTGGTTAATAAGAGTATGGACTAAGCTTAAAATAGTAAATAGTAAATAGTAGAAGGTAGATGAGTAAGGATGCCAATGGGTACTTCAAAGTTTATCCATGGTGAAGGGGTTAAAACTGTTATTATTAGGTGCTACTTAGCTCAATTAGTAGCAGAAGGGTAGAGATAtcattcaatttttttgtttttttggatAAAGAGCCAAAAGGCAATATGATTTGTTTTGAATTCTCTACCTTTTTTGGTTTAGATATGATAAGCACATTCTCTCCCTTTCTCTTTAGATTTTCTAAATTGTTCTCTTGTGGATATTTACTGATATTTGGTAATTACTCAAGATATGAAGTTATTTTTGAGGTGGTGCAGTTTCTCATCTCTCTGTACCTTCTTAAAATAACAAGTATAGTTTTGAAATTTTACCCTTTTGAACTGCATTTTTTAGCGTAGTATATTCTATCCATGTTTATGAAATTTGAAATGCATTAACAGCATATTGTACAGGAAAACAAGTTACAGCATTTCAAGCTACCTGAACCTGTTTTGTGCATTGGAGGTTTTCTGCTAGTGGAGCTGTTGGGAAGTGCTCAAGAATTTGTAGGGAATAATTTATTCTACATATGGTATGTTTCTCAAATCTCATCTCTTCCGCTCACATGCACACACACGAATTAATGTTGTTTGGGTCAAATATTGACTGAAGAAGAGCATTTTTGCCAATTTAAATGGAATTGATAAGTTGGTTATTGATGGATTTTACAATTCCAGATTGATGAAATATGTATATTATTCAATAGAAATGATGAGCATAGAAGCTCTACAATGAAGGGATCACATGTCCGAAGTCAAAGACTCCTTGTTATTAGGGAATAAAAGTGAGAATTAAGTTTGTAACTAGAACTAATACACTTGTAGCTGATGAGTAACTAATTCTGTTAGTAAAACAGAATTAGTTATAGTAATTGGAACTGTAGCAAATTCTGTTAGTAGAACAGAACTATAAATAGTAATTGGAGTGAAGGGAAGTCAATTTTTGAACTCAATTGTAATCGGAAGAGTGGATTTCTCAAATCAGTCAGTTTATTGCAAACTCTGAATTCTTTTAGAATTCTTTATCTTCTTCCTTTGTTCCAATTGAaaattcaattggcatcagagcaacaCGATCTTGGAGTAATTCATCATGCGCAATATCAGAAACTCAACCATAATGGAATTGCGACCATAGGAAGTGTAATGAGAATGGATACATTGAAGACAGAGGTTCTTGAATCGACGGAGACACTCATTTTGGGGAACCAACAAGGGGACCCAACGACGACTTCGAACTCCAAAACTGGTAACGGTGAAGGGGGATTCAATTTTGGGGATGCCAATGACGGACTTGGAACTGTGAGTAGATCCATTCTGAAAGAATGAGAAATAAGGCATCACAAGGTGGAATTGCCGCTTTTTAGTGGCGAAGACGCAGCTGGTTGGATTAGAAAAATTGAGCGTTATTTTCAATTTAGGCAACTGCCTAAGGAAGATAAGCTGGACACTGCGCTTATGGAGATGGAGGGAGAAGCCCTTGCATGGGTGCAGTGGTGGGAGGCAAACACTTTAGCGCCCAATTGGCACGATTTCAAGAATGCCATGCTTAGAAGGTTGCACCCACGGTGGTTTTGAATGTGGTGGAGCTGATGTTGGGACTGAAAAACGAAGGCAGTGAGAGAATTTCGAAGGAGTAAAGCTCTTTCCGATCATTTGAAGATTCCAGATCCATAACTCATCTTAGGAATGTTTTCTAATGAATTGAGGGACGAATTAGGGCTGAAGTGAGGCTGCAAAGACCCTAAGATTTGGCAGAAATGATGGACGTGGCTCTGCTGGCCGAGGAGAAATTGGGTCCGGGCAAATTTGGAGGGTATGTAGGAAACAAAAATTAGACTTTTAACAAATCTCGTGTGTTCAGAAATCGGAGAGCTGAACCAGGCAGCAAACAAACTAATTCTGTCAATGGAGATAAATCAAAAAGTGCAGCAGGAGAACATAAAGGATGTAAGAATTCCACCCAAAAGTTTTTATCTAGTGAAGATTTATGGAGAAAGAAGGAAAGGATTATGTTTCACTAGTGAATAAACATTTTAAATTCTAGTGATAGAGGAGAGCTGTGACAGGGAAGATTCAGATGTGTCCGAGAAGGAAGACATTGTATGGGAAACACAAATAGAAAATCTGGATTTGTATAGTTTAGCACGAATTACTACTAAAAAATCTTTTATGATGTGGCAAGAGTTGTGGGAACAAAAGATTCTCGTGTTAATAAATAGTGGCACTTCCCACAGTTTTATTTCTTCTAAGATGATGGAGAGATTGGACCTAATGCCAGAGACTACAACGCCTTATTGGGTTCAGGTGGGAAATGGAGAAAAGATCCAATGTAATGGGGTGGGTAGAGGCGTGGAGATCAAATTACAAGGATTTGgtgttgtggctgattttatgtATTCTGTTTAGATGGAGACAATGTTGTACTGGGAATG harbors:
- the LOC131630331 gene encoding F-box protein At4g00755-like — its product is MSKVKTNLDLIQWLGHDMSIKVFSYLDNPRDLVCASAVSSSWNDFVIENGLCKELCLKMIPELSSVVRTIEGDNLIEFDGNNVGYYYTRKRECLKRDHRVYAILAFGLIPMGNNCISQAICASSTNDPIKESLTNTLEPRDITERGLSYWSSIGQSNPCVTETLLYRLYSKICLVTEIYVQPFQDYVHDGVPIYSAKAIRFRLGGARDPMKIDSKFDLRDEVALSRLTIWTYASPVFPMSQHIVQENKLQHFKLPEPVLCIGGFLLVELLGSAQEFVGNNLFYICISHVKVVGRILSPEIPVKTRVIRRFSLSSTQGGVANRLIN